One window of Leptotrichia sp. oral taxon 498 genomic DNA carries:
- the dapA gene encoding 4-hydroxy-tetrahydrodipicolinate synthase, which produces MKFEGSYVALITPFKNNGTELDEDKLRELVNYHIENGTAGIVPCGTTGEAPTLTFAEHEKVIRIVVEEVKGRIQVIAGAGSNNTNRAIELTKYAKELGADAALSTCPYYNKPSQRGLYEHYKKIANDSKFPVMLYNVPGRTGTNIEPETIARLAEIPEIVAVKEATGSLEQMIKIQNLCGDKIEILSGEDHLILPMLSIGAKGVVSVVANIMPQEMNDLISSFLNKNFAKAFDLHTKLYDVSKNMFLEGNPVTVKAAMKILKMIDNDDVRLPLVSAEQKTYEQLTKVFKEKGIL; this is translated from the coding sequence ATGAAATTTGAAGGATCTTATGTAGCTCTAATTACACCATTTAAAAATAATGGAACCGAATTAGACGAAGATAAATTGCGTGAATTAGTAAATTATCACATTGAAAATGGGACAGCTGGAATTGTACCTTGTGGGACGACTGGAGAAGCACCTACACTTACATTTGCTGAGCATGAAAAAGTTATTAGAATTGTTGTGGAAGAAGTGAAAGGAAGAATACAAGTTATTGCTGGAGCTGGTTCAAATAACACAAATAGAGCAATAGAACTTACAAAATATGCAAAAGAATTGGGAGCGGATGCTGCACTTAGCACTTGTCCTTATTATAATAAACCAAGTCAACGTGGACTTTATGAACATTACAAAAAAATTGCAAATGATTCAAAATTTCCTGTAATGCTATACAATGTTCCTGGAAGAACTGGGACAAATATTGAGCCTGAAACAATCGCAAGGTTAGCCGAAATTCCAGAAATTGTAGCTGTAAAAGAAGCAACTGGAAGTCTTGAACAAATGATTAAAATTCAAAACTTGTGTGGCGATAAAATTGAAATTTTATCAGGCGAAGATCATCTAATTTTACCAATGTTATCAATTGGAGCAAAAGGAGTAGTATCTGTTGTTGCAAATATTATGCCGCAAGAAATGAATGATTTAATCAGTTCATTTTTAAACAAAAATTTTGCAAAGGCTTTTGATCTACACACAAAACTTTACGACGTAAGTAAAAATATGTTTTTGGAAGGAAATCCTGTCACAGTGAAAGCTGCTATGAAAATTTTAAAAATGATAGACAACGACGATGTAAGATTGCCACTTGTTTCGGCAGAACAAAAAACTTATGAACAATTGACAAAAGTTTTTAAAGAAAAAGGAATTTTATAA
- the dapF gene encoding diaminopimelate epimerase has product MLKFEKYQGAGNDFVIVNERDLIEKGIPDYNEFAAQICDRHYGIGADGLIILKYVANMPFMFFFNSDGSQAPMCGNGIRCFSQYLINNHLVEGNEFTVKTVPGDLNIRTSYDDENDIFTARVNMGKPVFDANKLINTEKERFLKEKITVDGKEFEISYIFTGTDHCVIFVNEFDDKIINTFGKKIENYTELFPKKVNVNFVKVYDKTHIEVITWERGAGRTLACGTGVTAAAVLSRIFGYTEYKVNVKVPGGQLVIEYDKEGDDAFMTGPSEKVAEGFYKYKR; this is encoded by the coding sequence ATTGTAAACGAAAGAGACTTGATAGAAAAAGGAATTCCCGACTACAATGAATTTGCAGCTCAAATTTGTGATAGACATTATGGTATTGGTGCAGATGGACTTATAATTTTAAAATATGTGGCAAATATGCCATTTATGTTCTTCTTTAACTCAGATGGAAGCCAAGCGCCTATGTGTGGAAATGGAATTAGATGTTTTTCTCAATATCTAATTAACAATCATTTAGTTGAAGGAAATGAATTTACAGTAAAAACTGTTCCTGGGGATTTAAACATCAGAACAAGTTATGATGATGAAAATGATATTTTTACAGCTCGTGTGAATATGGGGAAACCTGTTTTTGATGCAAATAAATTAATTAATACAGAAAAAGAGAGATTTTTAAAAGAAAAAATTACAGTTGACGGAAAAGAATTTGAAATTTCTTACATTTTTACTGGAACTGACCACTGTGTAATTTTCGTCAATGAATTTGACGACAAAATTATTAATACTTTTGGGAAAAAAATTGAAAATTATACTGAATTATTTCCAAAAAAAGTTAATGTAAATTTTGTAAAAGTGTATGACAAGACTCATATTGAAGTTATCACCTGGGAGAGAGGAGCTGGAAGAACTCTTGCCTGTGGGACAGGTGTCACTGCCGCTGCTGTTCTATCAAGAATTTTTGGCTATACAGAATACAAGGTCAATGTAAAAGTGCCTGGTGGACAGCTTGTCATAGAATATGACAAAGAAGGTGATGACGCTTTCATGACTGGGCCTAGTGAAAAAGTTGCTGAAGGATTTTATAAATATAAAAGATAA